In Nocardioides sp. JS614, the sequence CACACGCACTCGCGGGCCAGTGACGGGACCGACACCCCGACCGAGCTGGTGCGCGCCGCGGCGGCGACCGGGCTCGACGTCGTGGCGATCACCGACCACGACACTGCGGCCGGCTGGGCAGAGGCGACCCGCGCCGCGGAGGCGGCCGGCGTGGACGTGGTTCCCGGCATGGAGATCAGCACCGAGCACCGCGGCCGCAGCGTGCACCTGCTGGGCTACCTGCCGGACCCGACGTACCCGCCCCTCGTCGAGGCCCTCGACCGGGTGCTCGACGGCCGCGAGTCCCGGGTGCCGGTGCTGATCGAGCGGCTCCGGTCGCTGGGCATCGACATCACCTCCGACGACGTCCGCCGCGCGTCGTACGGCACCGCTGCCACCGGGCGGCCGCATGTCGCCGACGCGCTGGTGGCGATCGGCGCCGTCGCCGACCGGGACGAGGCGTTCGCGACCTACCTGGGCTGGGGCAAGCCCGCCCACATCGACCGGTACGCCGTGCCGCTGGTCGACGCGCTCCGGCTGATCGCGGAGGCGGGCGGGGTCTCGGTGATCGCGCACCCGTGGGGGCGGGGCGGGCTGGCCCTCGGCGGGTCGGAGCGCGCCGACGAGGAGGCGCTCAGCGGTCTGCAGGAGCTCGGTCTGGCCGGCATCGAGGTCGACCACCAGGACCATGACGCCCGGGCCCGCGACCGGCTGCGCGCGATCGCCCGCAACCTCGGCCTCGTCGCCACGGGCTCGAGCGACTACCACGGCGACGGGAAGAAGGACCACGAGCTGGGCTGCAACACCACCGACCCGGAGCAGTACGCCCGCCTGCTCGAGCTCGCCCGAGGGGCCTCGCAGCGCTCCGGGCGCGGCACGCCCACCGTGGCGGGCTGAGGGTCAGCGGCGGCCCATCGACTGGAACCGCTGCAGCACGCCGGTCGGCACGAGTCGGGCCGCGGTGGCGATGGCCTGGTACTGCGCGCCCGGGATCGAGAACGGCTTGCCCCGCGCGTGGTCCTTGAGCGCCCGGGCCACCAGCGTGTCCGCGTCGAGCCACATGAACCCCGGGGCCGAGTCGCGGCGCACCCCCATCCGCTCGTGGAACTCCGTGCGCGTGAAGCCGGGGCACAGGCAGGTCACCGTCACGCCCTGCGGCCCGTACTCGTAGTGGGCCCACTCCGAGAAGCTGTTCACCCACGCCTTGGCGGCCGAGTAGGACCCGCGCGGCAGGAACGAGGCGACGCTGGAGACGTTGATGATGCCGCCGCTGCCGCGCTCCGACATCGGGGCCAGCGCGGCGTGGCTCAGCCGCATCACCGCGGTGACCAGCACGTCGAGCATCGCCTGCTCCTCCTCGACCGAGTTGTCGAGGAACCGTTTCTTCAGGCCGAAGCCGGCGTTGTTGACCAGCAGGTCCACGGGGCGGTCCGGGTCGGCGAGCCGCGCGGCGACCACGTCGAGCTGCGCCCGGTCGGTGAGGTCGGCGGGCAGCACCTCCACCAGCACGCCGTACGCCGTGCGCAGCTCCTCGGCCTCGGCCTCCAGCCGGGCCTGGTCGCGCGCGACCAGCACCAGGTCGTGGCCCCGCTCGGCGAGCTGGTGGGCGAAGGAGCGGCCGATCCCCGCGGTGGGGCCGGTGACCAGTGCGGTTCTCGACATGACGCAAGTCAAACAGGTGGCTGCACCATCCCGGCACCCCCGTCCGGCATGATGGGCAACGATGAGCACCCCACGACGTTCTTCGTCTCCACCGCTCCGCTCCTCCGACGAACAACGGCGCGGGGACCCCGCATGAGCACCCCACGACGTTCTTCGTCTCCACCGCTCCGCTCCTCCGACGAACAACGGCGCGGGGACCCCGCATGAGCACGACACTCGCGATCGCCAACCAGAAGGGCGGCGTCGCCAAGACGACGACGGTCGCGTCGGTGGGGGCCGCCCTTGCGGAGCTGGGCCATTCGGTCCTGCTCGTCGACCTCGACCCGCAGGCCTGCCTGACCTTCTCCCTGGGCATCGACCCGGAGGACCTCGAGCTCTCGGTCCACCACGTGCTGACCAAGGGCCTGGACCCGGCCGAGGTGATCATCGAGACCGAGGACGGTGTGGACCTGGTGCCCGCCACCATCGAGCTGGCCCGCGCTGAGGCCGAGCTGCTCACCCGGACCGGCCGGGAGCACGTGCTGCGGTCGATGATCGAGGCGCTGGCCGACGCCGAGGTCGACTACGACTGGATCCTGCTCGACTGCCCGCCGTCCCTCGGCGTCCTGACCGTCGCGGCGCTCACCGCCGCGGACGGGGTGCTGGTGCCGCTGCAGTGCGAGACGCTGTCGCACCGGGGCGTGGGGCAGCTGCTCGACACGGTCCACGATGTACGCCGCTTCACCAACCGGGGTCTCGAGGTCTGGGGCGTGCTGCCGACCCTGTACGACGGCCGCACCAACCACTCGCGCACGGTGCTCGAGACCATCTCCGAGACCTACGACCTCGAGGTCGTCGAGCCGCCGATCCCGAAGACGATCAAGTTCGCGGAGGCGCCGGCGGCCGGACGCTCCATCCTCGCGACCAGCCGCAGCAGCAAGGGCGCCCAGGCCTACCGGGACGTGGCCGAGAGCCTCGTCGCCCGGTCCCAGCGGCCCAAGGCCAAGAAGGGATCCGGCAAGGACCGTCCGGGGAAGGCCGGCAAGTGAGCCGCCACCGCGGCGCCCCGGTCCGGCCCCGCTACGGCCGGCTCGCGGCGCTCGGGTCCTCGCTCTCCGTGACCGTGATCGCGGTGCTCGGCGGCACCGGGGTGCTGCCCTCGGCCGTCGGCGATCCGCAGGACTCCTCGGCCGCGCTCGAGAAGGCGGTCGACCCGGTCCCGTCGAGGTCGGTGGAACCGGACGCGGGCACCCCGACCACGGACTCCTCGACCGCCGAGTCCTCGACCACGGACCGGCCCGCGGCGAGCGGAGCGGTCGAGGAGCCGGAGGAGACCGAGGGGACGGCCCTGCCGCCGGGGACCGGGCACGGCAAGCGGATCGTGTTCAGCCAGAGCCGCCAGCGGGTGTGGCTGGTCAGCCGCGCGAAGCACGTCGAGCGCACCTACCTGGTCTCCGGGAGCCTCACCGACAACCTCGACCCGGGCACCTACTCGGTCTACTCGCGCTCCGAGCAGGCCTGGGGGGTCGACGACTCCGGGACGATGCGCAACTTCGTGCGCTTCACCCAAGGCGACACGGGCGCTGCCATCGGCTTCCACGACATCCCGGTCGACGACGGTGAGCCGGTGCAGACCGTGGCGCAGCTCGGCACCCCGCAATCGCACGGCTGCATCCGCCAGCGGCACGCCGACGCCGTGGCGCTCTGGGACTTCGCGCCCTTGGGCACGACCGTCGTCGTCACCGCCTGACCGGCGCCGTCCGAGGCAGGGTCGTGTGCCTGAGAACGCGCCATGGCGCGTTCTCAGGCACACGACCCGGGAGGCGCGAGCTACTCCGCGGCGGGGGCGGGCTTGGTGCCGCTCGAGCGGCGGCGGTTGCGCGAGCGGGACCGGTTGCGGGAGCCGTTCGAGCGGGCCTCCCCGCCCTCGGCCTCGGCCGCCGCTGACGTGGCCGCCGGCGTGCCAGCGGTGACGGTCTCACCCGACCGGGTGCGGGTCCGACTGCGGCTTCGGTTGCGGTTCCCGGAGCGCTCGCGACGCTCGCCGCCACGGTCCTCCCGCGGCTTGCGCTCGACGGGGGCGGGGTCGACGATCCGGCCCTTGGTGCCGGGCGCGATGCCCTGGTCGTGGTAGAGGTGCTCGGAGGTCGAGTACGTCTCCTGCGGCTCGTCGAAGGGCAGGTCGAGCGCCTTGTTGATCATCTTCCAGCGCGCCAGGTCG encodes:
- a CDS encoding PHP domain-containing protein, which encodes MRIDLHTHSRASDGTDTPTELVRAAAATGLDVVAITDHDTAAGWAEATRAAEAAGVDVVPGMEISTEHRGRSVHLLGYLPDPTYPPLVEALDRVLDGRESRVPVLIERLRSLGIDITSDDVRRASYGTAATGRPHVADALVAIGAVADRDEAFATYLGWGKPAHIDRYAVPLVDALRLIAEAGGVSVIAHPWGRGGLALGGSERADEEALSGLQELGLAGIEVDHQDHDARARDRLRAIARNLGLVATGSSDYHGDGKKDHELGCNTTDPEQYARLLELARGASQRSGRGTPTVAG
- a CDS encoding SDR family NAD(P)-dependent oxidoreductase; its protein translation is MSRTALVTGPTAGIGRSFAHQLAERGHDLVLVARDQARLEAEAEELRTAYGVLVEVLPADLTDRAQLDVVAARLADPDRPVDLLVNNAGFGLKKRFLDNSVEEEQAMLDVLVTAVMRLSHAALAPMSERGSGGIINVSSVASFLPRGSYSAAKAWVNSFSEWAHYEYGPQGVTVTCLCPGFTRTEFHERMGVRRDSAPGFMWLDADTLVARALKDHARGKPFSIPGAQYQAIATAARLVPTGVLQRFQSMGRR
- a CDS encoding ParA family protein, with product MSTTLAIANQKGGVAKTTTVASVGAALAELGHSVLLVDLDPQACLTFSLGIDPEDLELSVHHVLTKGLDPAEVIIETEDGVDLVPATIELARAEAELLTRTGREHVLRSMIEALADAEVDYDWILLDCPPSLGVLTVAALTAADGVLVPLQCETLSHRGVGQLLDTVHDVRRFTNRGLEVWGVLPTLYDGRTNHSRTVLETISETYDLEVVEPPIPKTIKFAEAPAAGRSILATSRSSKGAQAYRDVAESLVARSQRPKAKKGSGKDRPGKAGK
- a CDS encoding L,D-transpeptidase, which gives rise to MSRHRGAPVRPRYGRLAALGSSLSVTVIAVLGGTGVLPSAVGDPQDSSAALEKAVDPVPSRSVEPDAGTPTTDSSTAESSTTDRPAASGAVEEPEETEGTALPPGTGHGKRIVFSQSRQRVWLVSRAKHVERTYLVSGSLTDNLDPGTYSVYSRSEQAWGVDDSGTMRNFVRFTQGDTGAAIGFHDIPVDDGEPVQTVAQLGTPQSHGCIRQRHADAVALWDFAPLGTTVVVTA